The following coding sequences are from one Nilaparvata lugens isolate BPH chromosome 6, ASM1435652v1, whole genome shotgun sequence window:
- the LOC111055588 gene encoding proton-coupled amino acid transporter-like protein pathetic — MSFADVGEIAFANGPPWARRFSGLARVSIIVGLFAAYFATCSVYTVIIATNFQQVIEFYTGDDEATSGERIRLYIAALMIPLVLISWVPNLKKLAPISMVANAFMGVGLLITFYYLSIDLPSVAERAYVAPFEAMPQFFSITIFAMEAIGVVMPLENAMKTPQHFIGICGVLNQGMGGVTMIYIFLGFLGYLKYGAETKGSITLNLPIEDYAAQAVKILVGLAVFCTYGLQYFVCLEIVWNSLKDRFQKNSALAEYVVRTILTVAAVLLAVAVPTIGPFLGLIGALCFSLLGLIIPVFIEFVTYWEKGFGPGNWIVWKNILVLICGFLALVFGSYTSLLEIINVKDLPSPLETFTNESSLLGNETMTHLNATLQQLGEVVNSTLEAAVDKLT; from the exons ATGAGCTTTGCTGACGTAGGTGAAATCGCGTTTGCCAATGGACCTCCCTGGGCTAGGCGCTTCAGTGGTCTTGCCAG GGTTTCGATCATTGTGGGACTGTTCGCTGCCTACTTTGCCACGTGTAGTGTCTACACCGTCATAATCGCCACCAACTTCCAGCAG GTGATCGAATTCTACACAGGTGATGACGAGGCGACCAGCGGCGAGCGTATCCGCCTGTACATAGCCGCACTGATGATCCCACTGGTGCTGATTAGCTGGGTTCCGAACCTCAAGAAGTTGGCGCCCATCTCGATGGTGGCGAACGCGTTCATGGGCGTCGGTCTGCTCATCACCTTCTACTATCTGTCCATCGACCTGCCGTCGGTCGCCGAACGCGCCTACGTTGCGCCATTCGAGGCGATGCCGCAGTTCTTCAGTATAACCATTTTCGCCATGGAAGCTATCGGAGTG GTCATGCCTCTGGAAAATGCAATGAAAACTCCTCAGCACTTTATCGGCATTTGCGGTGTGCTGAACCAAGGCATGGGTGGAGTGACAATGATCTACATCTTCCTCGGCTTTCTCGGTTATTTGAAGTACGGAGCTGAAACTAAAGGCAGTATCACACTCAATCTGCCAATTGAAGACTA TGCTGCCCAAGCTGTGAAAATTCTTGTAGGTTTGGCTGTGTTTTGTACTTACGGACTGCAGTACTTTGTGTGCCTGGAAATCGTTTGGAACTCATTGAAAGACCGCTTCCAGAAGAACTCGGCATTGGCTGAATACGTGGTCAGAACTATCCTTACTGTGGCAGCCG TACTTTTGGCAGTGGCTGTACCAACGATTGGACCATTCCTGGGTCTGATTGGAGCTCTGTGCTTCTCGCTGCTGGGTCTCATCATCCCTGTCTTCATAGAATTCGTCACCTACTGGGAGAAGGGCTTTGGGCCCGGTAACTGGATTGTCTGGAAGAACATTCTGGTTCTCATCTGTGGTTTCCTAGCCTTGGTGTTCGGCTCCTACACGAGTCTCCTGGAAATCATCAACGTCAAAGATCTTCCCTCGCCGCTGGAGACTTTCACCAATGAGAGCTCACTCCTCGGCAACGAGACGATGACTCATCTCAATGCCACCCTGCAGCAGCTCGGCGAAGTGGTTAACAGTACTCTCGAAGCCGCCGTCGACAAACTAACGTAA